In one Silene latifolia isolate original U9 population chromosome 10, ASM4854445v1, whole genome shotgun sequence genomic region, the following are encoded:
- the LOC141607720 gene encoding protein FAR1-RELATED SEQUENCE 1-like codes for MIALTDDPYTRKASCSCTMFERTGIICRHIIWIFSANGIKTIRDDYDVNRWTKEYLRLRMFNCNDEGIDNMGIIDEKQIAMTKMWSEVHQTVGLLRGKGVADVESFSAIIRGFKDTVSPLGEVLNKNQQMEQILHCTASDVVAILPPKNSKNKGSGKKMLSAKTKALAFARKPKRKCKNCKRMANHDKRNCPNPFSAHTPLYEGSSAPEEDEGEEEEELESEEE; via the coding sequence ATGATAGCTTTAACTGATGACCCATATACACGTAAAGCAAGCTGCAGTTGTACAATGTTTGAAAGAACCGGTATCATATGCCGCCATATAATATGGATTTTTTCAGCAAATGGGATCAAGACTATACGTGACGATTATGATGTAAATAGATGGACGAAAGAGTATCTCCGATTAAGGATGTTCAATTGTAATGATGAAGGGATAGACAACATGGGAATCATCGATGAAAAACAAATTGCAATGACAAAAATGTGGTCGGAGGTTCATCAGACTGTAGGGCTCCTTCGAGGCAAAGGTGTGGCTGATGTTGAAAGCTTCTCCGCTATAATTAGAGGATTTAAGGATACCGTATCACCGTTAGGGGAAGTGttgaataaaaatcaacaaatggagCAAATTCTGCATTGTACGGCCAGTGATGTAGTGGCGATATTACCACCTAAGAATTCAAAAAACAAGGGTAGCGGTAAAAAGATGTTGTCAGCCAAAACAAAAGCACTGGCCTTCGCTAGAAAACCCAAACGCAAGTGTAAGAATTGCAAGAGAATGGCAAATCACGACAAGaggaactgccctaacccctTTTCAGCACACACACCATTGTACGAGGGGTCGTCTGCCCCGGAAGAAGatgaaggagaggaggaggaagagctgGAATCAGAAGAAGAATAG